One region of Oryza sativa Japonica Group chromosome 5, ASM3414082v1 genomic DNA includes:
- the LOC9267740 gene encoding probable inactive receptor kinase At1g27190, whose amino-acid sequence MPYLVQLLLLTVALTLPTSVHPQSGTPREDDVRCLEGLKTSLGDPDGRLASWTFSNTSAGAICELSGVSCWNPDESRIIALSLSGFGLTGAIPSELQFCSAITTLDLSSNRLGGQIPPALCDWLPFVVNLDLSGNQLSGPIPAELANCKFINSLKLSANSLSGKIPASLVLLGHLKSLDLSNNNLDGDIPPKLAASFSADAFADNPDLVEPHSGFNLGVLFGRPEAAAAIAFVFGFVGTLFFGPSIIRRVAGRSC is encoded by the coding sequence ATGCCTTACCTCgtccagctcctcctcctaaCTGTGGCCTTGACTCTCCCTACCTCCGTCCATCCACAGAGCGGCACACCACGAGAAGATGATGTGCGCTGTCTCGAGGGCCTCAAGACATCCCTCGGCGACCCGGATGGCCGCCTCGCCTCCTGGACCTTCTCAAACACCTCCGCCGGTGCCATTTGCGAGCTCTCGGGAGTTTCGTGCTGGAACCCCGACGAGTCTCGCATCATTGCTCTCTCGCTCTCTGGCTTTGGCCTCACCGGTGCTATCCCCTCTGAGCTCCAGTTCTGCTCCGCCATCACAACCCTCGACCTTTCCTCCAACCGGCTGGGGGGACAAATTCCTCCCGCACTGTGCGACTGGCTCCCTTTCGTCGTCAACCTCGACCTCTCCGGCAACCAGCTCTCCGGACCAATTCCCGCAGAGCTGGCCAACTGCAAGTTCATCAACTCGCTGAAGCTGTCGGCGAATTCCCTTTCGGGAAAAATCCCCGCCTCCCTTGTGCTCCTAGGTCACCTTAAGTCGCTAGACCTGTCTAACAACAACCTGGACGGCGATATCCCGCCTAAGCTAGCGGCCTCTTTCTCCGCGGACGCCTTCGCCGATAACCCCGATCTCGTCGAGCCACACTCCGGTTTTAACCTCGGTGTCCTCTTCGGAAGGCCGGAGGCTGCAGCCGCCATTGCCTTCGTCTTCGGTTTTGTTGGCACACTCTTCTTCGGTCCTTCCATCATTAGACGGGTCGCTGGTCGCAGTTGTTAG